One segment of Rhipicephalus sanguineus isolate Rsan-2018 chromosome 6, BIME_Rsan_1.4, whole genome shotgun sequence DNA contains the following:
- the LOC119396306 gene encoding centrosomal protein of 128 kDa has product MASLSEKRLLVGFDDLGIPDWTQVEFLTFSREIRLCSLCGVVSASTATVGCQHVLCSFCFRDQGEGPSIVCPIDKVETSTSKAKFERNNTELLLSLRVACVNRRNGCRLLDTLRGMKDHLKQCEFQAVQCQMCGKKIKLHEVPGHARKDCSRIPKSENSKRAAAAPAAQPAVATMRTAPPKSMGEQTTTMGQMQGQVAQTAPPQVMQAQAMPPQMVMQPMSMTPQAMMTQHLQAAPVVMQQAPWLDEVATLQQKVNKVHEDVRKMATRMQALKDETARELDIFKKELQKMKNEKGDYSMIVNGISGLRSQMKDNMVDVTDEFDAIKEEMRLYGASIEDLGALKETMEMRIGDIVQHVESLKESVDAYANLSTTVTEMKTSIAAIQDMKHVMEFVSDFEQTLLGDITGSSGDKKKAFTQQVEMLKKCVEVIDELKSTVKLKDMEQVVNELSTIKDDLGKYSALNDKVEGISSDLTGLKAVVKEAGDFARSNPALTREYRTELEGYRAEVKLIQEKMQKIGTDIDHLKSTSDDTKDKVGLDEVVAEVSNLKMKFEDFDAIEESLQETKDGFLRINVLSVELDKIREKIDKLEQSEVMNKDTAKKLEEATTQLSSMQTVNESIQRLQNSLQTLNKRFIRKTEELQASIGATVSEKLEASEKFKELAEVKATIAEVKKDVQLLNDLKDTLSTKSGAKQEGLADVVKDLKTLKASMQTMKESTASIHEKVKHFEELRKSVDAMKKDMKDYQEFKTNFASLKKTVEERLKSAED; this is encoded by the exons ATGGCCAGCCTGTCCGAGAAGCGGTTGCTGGTCGGCTTCGACGACCTAGGCATCCCCGACTGGACGCAGGTCGAGTTCCTCACCTTCTCGCGCGAGATACGCCTGTGCTCGCTGTGCGGCGTCGTCTCGGCCAGCACGGCCACCGTCGGCTGCCAGCATGTTCTCTGCAGCTTCTGCTTCCGCGACCAGGGAGAGGGCCCCAGCATCGTCTGCCCCATTGACAAG GTGGAGACCTCTACCAGCAAGGCCAAATTCGAGCGGAACAACACCGAGCTGCTACTGTCGCTTCGCGTGGCATGTGTGAACCGTCGCAATGGGTGCCGCCTTCTGGACACACTGCGGGGCATGAAGGATCACCTCAAGCAGTGCGAGTTCCAGGCCGTCCAGTGCCAGATGTGCGGCAAGAAGATCAAGCTTCACGAGGTGCCTGGCCACGCACGCAAGGACTGTTCCCGCATTCCCAAGTCCGAAAACAGCAAGCGAGCCGCCGCAGCACCAGCTGCCCAGCCAGCAGTAGCCACGATGCGCACAGCACCACCGAAATCCATGGGTGAGCAGACGACGACTATGGGACAAATGCAGGGCCAGGTAGCGCAAACTGCACCGCCTCAGGTCATGCAGGCTCAAGCAATGCCGCCACAGATGGTCATGCAACCGATGTCGATGACACCACAGGCAATGATGACTCAGCACCTCCAAGCGGCACCTGTCGTCATGCAACAAGCACCATGGCTTGATGAAGTCGCCACGCTGCAGCAGAAGGTGAACAAAGTGCATGAAGACGTACGCAAGATGGCCACCAGGATGCAGGCACTCAAGGATGAGACTGCCCGGGAGCTAGACATCTTTAAGAAGGAATTGCAGAAGATGAAGAATGAGAAAGGAGATTACAGTATGATTGTCAATGGCATTTCTGGCTTGCGCAGTCAAATGAAGGACAACATGGTGGATGTGACTGATGAATTCGATGCCATTAAGGAAGAGATGAGGCTTTACGGAGCAAGCATTGAGGACCTTGGAGCACTGAAGGAGACCATGGAAATGAGGATTGGAGATATTGTTCAGCATGTGGAATCACTGAAGGAAAGCGTGGACGCATATGCGAACCTGAGTACCACGGTGACTGAGATGAAGACCTCAATTGCTGCTATTCAGGACATGAAGCATGTGATGGAATTTGTCTCAGACTTCGAACAGACCTTGCTGGGCGACATTACAGGAAGCTCTGGCGACAAGAAGAAAGCATTTACCCAACAAGTGGAGATGCTTAAGAAATGTGTGGAAGTAATTGATGAACTAAAGTCAACGGTCAAGCTTAAGGATATGGAGCAAGTTGTCAATGAACTAAGCACCATCAAGGATGATCTGGGAAAATATAGTGCACTTAATGACAAGGTTGAAGGAATATCATCAGATTTAACTGGGCTGAAGGCAGTAGTGAAGGAGGCTGGGGACTTTGCCAGGAGCAATCCTGCGCTGACACGGGAATACCGCACCGAGCTTGAAGGGTACAGGGCGGAGGTCAAACTGATACAagagaaaatgcagaaaattggCACCGACATCGATCATCTGAAGAGCACTTCAGATGATACAAAGGATAAAGTTGGACTTGATGAAGTAGTTGCTGAAGTCTCAAACCTAAAGATGAAATTCGAGGACTTCGATGCCATAGAAGAATCCCTGCAAGAAACAAAGGATGGATTTCTGCGTATTAATGTTCTGTCAGTAGAGCTTGACAAAATCCGTGAGAAGATTGATAAACTTGAACAAAGCGAAGTAATGAACAAGGACACAGCCAAGAAATTGGAAGAGGCAACCACACAGCTGTCTTCCATGCAGACAGTAAACGAGAGTATTCAGAGGTTGCAAAACAGCTTGCAGACACTAAACAAGCGCTTCATTAGAAAGACTGAAGAGTTGCAGGCAAGCATTGGAGCTACTGTGTCAGAAAAGCTTGAAGCTTCAGAAAAGTTTAAGGAACTGGCAGAAGTAAAAGCAACTATCGCTGAGGTAAAGAAGGATGTCCAACTGTTGAATGACCTGAAAGACACATTGTCTACAAAAAGCGGTGCCAAGCAAGAAGGCCTTGCAGATGTAGTTAAAGACTTGAAGACCCTCAAAGCCAGTATGCAGACAATGAAAGAATCAACTGCATCAATACATGAAAAGGTGAAGCACTTTGAAGAGCTGCGAAAGTCAGTTGATGCGATGAAAAAAGACATGAAGGATTACCAGGAGTTCAAGACAAACTTTGCCAGTTTAAAGAAGACTGTAGAGGAACGATTGAAGAGCGCTGAGGACTGA